A single window of Brucella intermedia LMG 3301 DNA harbors:
- a CDS encoding MFS transporter, translating into MTSTSTPRQSTERLPVGALLALAMAGVITLMTEVMPAGLLQQISPSLGITDSLAGQMISVYAAGSFLTAIPLITFTQKLRRRPLLLMAIVGFAVVNAVTALSNSFALMLIARFCAGISAGLVWAWLVGYAARLAPSHLAGRAIAIVGISAPLAFSFGVPAGTFIGALAGWRLAFGLMSLLALALAIMIHFIVPDLPGQKQEQRFSVPDTLRIPGVLKILGMTLAFVIAHNILYTYVSPFLSLSGLSARADMVLFIFGIAGIAGLWVVGTYIDRKLWPMMQGSIIVVAVCAIAFGVWNTSPLIVLATAGLWGLIFGGVPTLLQTALAKAAGSAADVAQAMLVTFWNLAIAAGGLIGGLVLGGLGAGYLPWAMVAFLAVTWLISLQSHAVELSAETQP; encoded by the coding sequence ATGACATCCACCTCCACCCCTCGACAAAGCACGGAAAGGCTGCCCGTCGGGGCGCTGCTGGCCCTCGCCATGGCGGGCGTCATCACGCTCATGACCGAAGTCATGCCCGCTGGCCTTCTTCAACAGATCAGCCCCAGCCTCGGCATTACCGACAGTCTGGCGGGGCAGATGATATCCGTTTACGCCGCAGGCTCGTTTCTCACCGCCATTCCGCTCATCACTTTCACGCAAAAACTGCGCCGTCGCCCGCTTCTGCTCATGGCGATCGTCGGCTTCGCGGTGGTGAATGCCGTAACCGCCCTTTCCAACAGCTTCGCGCTGATGCTCATCGCCCGGTTCTGCGCCGGAATATCCGCCGGCCTGGTGTGGGCGTGGCTTGTTGGCTATGCAGCCCGGCTTGCGCCATCGCATCTTGCCGGACGTGCGATTGCCATTGTCGGCATCAGCGCGCCGCTGGCATTTTCCTTCGGCGTTCCGGCAGGCACATTTATCGGTGCGCTGGCCGGATGGCGGCTCGCTTTCGGATTGATGAGCCTTCTCGCGCTTGCCCTCGCCATCATGATCCACTTCATCGTGCCGGACCTTCCCGGACAGAAGCAGGAACAGCGGTTTTCCGTGCCGGATACACTGCGCATACCGGGCGTGCTGAAGATACTCGGCATGACGCTGGCATTCGTGATCGCACATAATATCCTTTACACCTATGTGTCGCCGTTCCTGAGCCTTTCCGGCCTGTCGGCCCGCGCCGACATGGTGCTCTTCATCTTCGGCATTGCGGGAATTGCCGGTCTCTGGGTCGTCGGCACGTACATCGACCGCAAGCTGTGGCCAATGATGCAAGGCAGCATCATCGTTGTTGCCGTCTGCGCCATCGCCTTCGGGGTCTGGAACACCTCGCCGCTGATCGTTCTTGCCACCGCCGGCCTGTGGGGACTGATTTTTGGCGGCGTTCCAACGCTGCTTCAGACAGCGCTCGCCAAAGCTGCCGGCAGCGCGGCGGACGTGGCGCAAGCAATGCTCGTCACCTTCTGGAATCTCGCCATTGCCGCAGGGGGACTGATCGGCGGCCTTGTTCTCGGCGGTTTGGGCGCAGGCTATCTTCCCTGGGCGATGGTCGCATTTCTCGCGGTCACATGGCTGATTTCGCTTCAGTCACATGCCGTTGAGCTCTCTGCTGAAACGCAACCATAA
- a CDS encoding MFS transporter, translating to MLPQNRWLVLAIVSSALFLIVVDMTVLYTALPRLTHDLAASASEKLWIMNIYPLVVAGLLPGLGTLGDKLGHKRMFMNGLAVFGLASLCAAYSPNPEILIAARAFLACGAAMMMPATLSIIRLTFTDEKERSLAIGIWAAIASGGAAIGPVAGGILLEYFWWGSVFLINVPVVLVALGLSAFHLENRPLGSQRKWDLVGSIQIMVGLIALTYAVKELAKRDASMSIFAAALVIGLAATTIFVRRQFASAEPLIDFSLFRTRLFSLGVFAALVASGSMTGMELVFSQRMQLIEGMTPLQAGLTILPIPLAAFVAGPLAGAMLPRFGAGKVLWISLGVTALGVMIYILTYRISAHFYLAGLAVLGFGVGCAMTGASSSIMGSAPAEKAGMAASVEEVSFELGNALGVTIFGSILSAFYTASLVLPAGSGIPPVVRDSLDEALLAAQSMAAADARALTTLASQAFENAYVAVVVATALLLFAATVATYLVQRRTRQKSLC from the coding sequence ATGTTGCCGCAAAATCGCTGGCTCGTTCTCGCAATTGTTTCCAGCGCGTTGTTCCTGATCGTCGTGGATATGACGGTGCTTTACACAGCCCTGCCGCGTCTTACCCATGATCTGGCGGCCAGCGCTTCGGAAAAGCTCTGGATCATGAACATCTACCCTCTGGTGGTAGCAGGTCTGCTGCCGGGCCTCGGCACGCTCGGTGACAAGCTCGGCCACAAGCGCATGTTCATGAACGGGCTGGCGGTGTTTGGCCTTGCCTCGCTCTGTGCAGCCTATTCGCCAAATCCGGAAATTCTGATTGCGGCGCGCGCATTCCTTGCCTGCGGTGCGGCCATGATGATGCCTGCCACACTTTCGATCATCCGCCTCACGTTCACCGATGAGAAAGAACGCTCGCTTGCCATCGGCATATGGGCGGCAATCGCTTCGGGTGGCGCTGCCATCGGTCCGGTCGCGGGCGGCATTCTGCTGGAATATTTCTGGTGGGGTTCGGTCTTTCTGATCAATGTGCCGGTCGTTCTGGTTGCGCTCGGGCTTTCGGCCTTCCACCTTGAAAACCGTCCGCTCGGCTCACAGCGCAAATGGGACCTGGTCGGGTCGATCCAGATCATGGTGGGGCTGATCGCGCTCACCTATGCCGTCAAGGAACTTGCAAAGCGCGATGCTTCCATGTCCATTTTTGCGGCAGCGCTCGTCATCGGCCTTGCTGCCACGACGATCTTCGTCCGCAGACAGTTTGCAAGCGCTGAACCACTGATCGATTTCTCGCTGTTCAGGACGAGACTGTTCTCGTTGGGCGTGTTTGCAGCTCTGGTCGCGTCGGGCTCGATGACCGGCATGGAACTGGTTTTCAGCCAGCGCATGCAGCTGATCGAAGGCATGACACCGCTCCAGGCGGGCCTGACCATTCTGCCTATCCCGCTGGCAGCTTTCGTTGCGGGGCCGCTTGCGGGCGCAATGTTGCCGCGCTTCGGTGCGGGCAAGGTGCTCTGGATATCGCTCGGCGTTACGGCGCTCGGGGTGATGATCTACATCCTCACCTACCGGATCTCGGCGCACTTCTATCTGGCGGGGCTTGCCGTCCTTGGCTTTGGCGTCGGCTGTGCGATGACCGGCGCATCATCCTCGATCATGGGAAGCGCGCCTGCCGAAAAAGCGGGGATGGCCGCTTCGGTGGAGGAAGTCTCGTTCGAGCTTGGCAATGCTCTGGGCGTAACGATCTTCGGCAGTATCCTGTCAGCGTTCTATACGGCGAGCCTCGTTCTGCCAGCCGGTTCAGGCATTCCTCCTGTTGTCCGCGACAGCCTTGATGAGGCGCTGCTTGCAGCGCAATCGATGGCCGCCGCTGACGCCCGTGCGTTGACCACGCTCGCTTCGCAGGCGTTCGAGAATGCCTATGTCGCTGTCGTGGTGGCAACGGCATTGCTGCTGTTCGCTGCTACCGTTGCTACCTATCTGGTTCAGCGTCGCACCAGACAGAAAAGCCTTTGCTGA
- a CDS encoding LysR family transcriptional regulator, which yields MDSLGALRAFVQAAETGGFTEAGRRLSISPSAVSKAVVRLEERFGTRLFHRSTRSISLTPEGVKFLDRCHRILCEFEMAESELSQTCQELSGRLRVSLPSLGALFLPAIAVFARHHPQIELELDFTDRLVDVIEEGFDAVIRTGHQGDSRLMARKLGSYRRAVVASPDYLRRNGVPEKPEDLARHSCLVYRFPTTGKLDRWRFRRQDEIFEADLTARMVLNSLEPQISLAEQGIGLVSIPDLSVRPQLANGTLVSVLEDYLDIPTPLQVMWPSSRHLSPKLRAFVDFLATDNSWRSGPVPNDGANGADKMTGRE from the coding sequence ATGGACAGTCTTGGCGCATTGCGCGCTTTCGTGCAGGCAGCCGAAACCGGAGGTTTCACGGAGGCGGGGCGTCGGTTGAGCATTTCGCCGTCTGCTGTAAGCAAGGCAGTGGTGCGGCTGGAGGAACGGTTCGGCACAAGGCTGTTCCATCGTTCCACCCGCAGCATTTCGCTGACGCCGGAAGGCGTGAAGTTTCTCGACCGATGCCACCGCATCCTGTGTGAATTCGAGATGGCCGAAAGTGAATTGTCGCAGACCTGTCAGGAACTGAGCGGCAGGCTCCGCGTCAGCCTGCCGTCGCTGGGCGCATTGTTCCTGCCGGCCATTGCGGTTTTCGCGCGCCACCACCCGCAAATAGAACTGGAACTCGACTTTACCGATCGGCTTGTGGACGTGATCGAGGAGGGGTTCGATGCCGTGATCCGTACAGGCCATCAGGGCGATTCCCGTTTGATGGCCCGCAAGCTCGGCTCCTATCGCCGGGCGGTCGTTGCCTCTCCGGATTATCTGCGCAGGAATGGTGTGCCGGAAAAGCCGGAGGATCTGGCGCGCCATTCGTGCCTGGTTTACCGCTTCCCCACGACCGGCAAGCTCGACCGCTGGCGTTTCAGAAGGCAAGATGAAATCTTCGAAGCCGACCTGACCGCCCGCATGGTGCTGAATTCACTGGAGCCGCAAATATCCCTGGCGGAGCAAGGCATCGGCCTTGTTTCCATCCCGGATCTGAGCGTACGCCCCCAATTGGCGAACGGGACACTGGTCAGCGTTCTCGAGGATTATCTCGATATTCCCACGCCCTTGCAGGTCATGTGGCCGTCGAGCCGCCATCTCTCGCCGAAACTGCGGGCGTTCGTCGATTTTCTTGCCACGGACAACTCATGGCGAAGCGGTCCGGTCCCGAACGACGGGGCCAATGGAGCGGACAAAATGACAGGCAGAGAATGA
- a CDS encoding class I SAM-dependent methyltransferase, translating to MNTASDARFWDRTSRKYAMGKIADQIGYERTLDRTRALLGASDKVVELGCGTGTTALKLAGAVQHYLATDFSAGMIAIANEKLAAAPVPALSFRTATAQALASEAARFNVVLGFNYLHLVRDLSDTLRSIHTLLEPGGLFISKTPCVGDMNPLIRLALPAMRLIGKAPYAGVFPATELSQQISAAGFDILAVERHAARGNDNRPYIVARKR from the coding sequence ATGAACACAGCAAGCGATGCGCGTTTCTGGGATCGGACATCGCGGAAATATGCCATGGGCAAGATCGCGGATCAGATCGGCTATGAGCGCACGCTGGACCGGACCCGGGCTTTGCTTGGTGCAAGCGACAAGGTGGTGGAACTGGGCTGCGGAACAGGAACGACAGCGCTTAAGCTTGCCGGTGCTGTTCAGCATTATCTAGCGACAGATTTTTCTGCCGGAATGATCGCGATTGCCAACGAAAAGCTTGCCGCTGCCCCGGTCCCGGCTCTCTCCTTCCGAACGGCGACTGCGCAGGCGCTTGCCTCAGAGGCGGCACGGTTCAACGTGGTTCTTGGTTTCAACTATCTCCATCTGGTTCGTGACCTGTCGGACACGCTGCGCTCGATCCACACTTTGCTTGAGCCGGGAGGCTTGTTCATTTCCAAGACGCCTTGCGTGGGCGACATGAACCCGCTCATCCGGCTGGCATTGCCCGCGATGCGCCTGATCGGCAAGGCGCCCTATGCGGGCGTCTTCCCGGCGACGGAACTGAGCCAGCAAATATCTGCGGCGGGCTTCGATATCCTTGCCGTTGAACGCCACGCCGCGAGGGGCAACGATAATCGCCCCTATATCGTGGCGCGCAAGAGGTGA
- a CDS encoding helix-turn-helix domain-containing protein: protein MKPLLEHLPASPDASWSMLNRRLDDAIPFEWHHHPEFELTLTLNSRGQRFIGNHVAEYDHGDLVLIGPDLPHTWASREKLDETKPHVALVFWFRREWIDGLTGGSVELAPIRRLISDAGTALAFDPALGRRLSADFEALFLHPPAQRLIGLLTILAKLAEERTRQPLSSVIPQQHVGDRSRIDRVLVHIHKHYHAPLRMEELAEIAFLSISGLHRLFQRHTQMSVSEYVIALRIGESCSRLSGTNQPIQHIAAEVGYASLANFNRQFRRLRGMSPREYRMSFRR from the coding sequence ATGAAGCCACTTCTTGAACATTTGCCCGCATCGCCGGACGCTTCCTGGAGCATGCTCAATCGGCGTCTCGACGATGCGATCCCCTTCGAATGGCATCATCATCCCGAGTTTGAATTGACGCTGACGCTCAATTCCCGCGGCCAGCGCTTCATCGGAAACCACGTCGCCGAATACGACCATGGCGATCTCGTCCTCATTGGCCCCGATCTGCCGCACACATGGGCCTCGCGCGAAAAACTCGACGAGACAAAACCGCACGTGGCGCTTGTCTTCTGGTTTCGAAGGGAATGGATAGATGGCCTGACGGGGGGATCGGTGGAGCTGGCTCCCATCCGTCGCCTGATATCCGACGCCGGCACGGCTCTGGCGTTTGATCCGGCGCTCGGTCGTCGCCTGTCGGCGGATTTCGAGGCGCTGTTCCTGCATCCGCCGGCGCAGCGGCTGATCGGCCTGCTGACGATACTGGCAAAGCTCGCGGAGGAGCGCACGAGACAGCCACTTTCGTCCGTCATTCCCCAGCAGCATGTGGGCGACCGCTCAAGGATCGACCGGGTACTCGTGCATATCCATAAGCACTATCACGCGCCCCTGCGCATGGAGGAGCTTGCCGAAATCGCGTTCCTCAGCATTTCGGGCCTGCATCGCCTGTTCCAGCGGCACACTCAGATGAGCGTCTCCGAATATGTGATCGCCTTGCGGATCGGCGAATCCTGCTCGCGGCTTTCGGGTACGAACCAGCCCATCCAGCACATAGCCGCCGAAGTCGGCTACGCTTCCCTCGCCAATTTCAACCGGCAGTTCAGACGGTTGCGCGGCATGTCCCCGCGCGAATACCGAATGTCCTTCCGCCGGTAG
- a CDS encoding phytanoyl-CoA dioxygenase family protein: MQDTTMTKRDSHPTAAATIQLKDIRKNLPLRVLSKADWEHWTTRGYVIVRQAVPAANVARLVDLLWEFDEKDPKDPSTWYAPQRREHKMKELNNTGMLEIYNHQYLWDNRMEQRVYDVFVDIWDREDLWVTIDRANLNPPKKIKGNPHGFIHWDVDTSIRPLPIGVQGVLSLQKQDGDVGGFQCVPYLFEHFEEWVKTQPDDRDPMHPDMTGLEVVNIDMEPGDLMIFNSLLAHGVRPNHSDNRVRMAQYISMHPAEWENETERLERIRLWRERDHPRRDAFPGDPREWEKHNAETVALTLLGEKLLGLKRW; this comes from the coding sequence ATGCAGGACACCACAATGACCAAGCGCGACAGCCATCCGACCGCAGCCGCGACGATCCAGTTGAAGGACATCAGGAAGAACCTGCCGCTGCGCGTCCTGTCAAAGGCCGATTGGGAACATTGGACGACAAGGGGATATGTCATCGTCCGTCAGGCCGTCCCGGCGGCCAATGTTGCGCGTCTTGTCGATCTGCTCTGGGAATTCGACGAAAAGGACCCGAAAGACCCTTCAACCTGGTATGCGCCGCAGCGGCGCGAGCACAAGATGAAGGAGCTCAACAATACCGGGATGCTGGAAATCTACAATCACCAGTATCTTTGGGACAATCGTATGGAGCAGCGTGTCTATGACGTCTTTGTCGATATATGGGACAGGGAGGACCTCTGGGTCACCATCGACCGGGCCAACCTCAATCCGCCAAAGAAGATCAAGGGCAACCCGCACGGCTTCATTCATTGGGACGTGGACACTTCGATCCGGCCTCTGCCAATCGGCGTGCAGGGTGTGCTTAGCCTGCAGAAGCAGGATGGCGATGTGGGCGGTTTCCAGTGCGTGCCCTATCTGTTCGAGCATTTCGAGGAATGGGTGAAAACACAGCCGGACGACCGCGACCCCATGCATCCCGACATGACCGGGCTCGAAGTGGTCAATATCGACATGGAGCCAGGCGACCTGATGATCTTCAATTCGCTGCTGGCGCATGGCGTCAGGCCGAACCATTCCGACAACCGGGTGCGCATGGCGCAATATATCTCCATGCACCCTGCCGAATGGGAAAACGAGACCGAACGACTGGAACGCATCCGGCTCTGGCGGGAGCGCGATCATCCAAGGCGCGACGCTTTTCCCGGTGATCCGCGCGAATGGGAAAAACACAACGCCGAGACAGTCGCGCTGACCCTGCTTGGCGAGAAACTGCTGGGGTTGAAGCGCTGGTGA
- a CDS encoding GNAT family N-acetyltransferase codes for MNANVITADIRYTDWLISHDPHVPAHWVKRCLSAGEYIITLTDAEPAGFLRYSWFWGVIPYMDMIWVIPQYRRRGIGGLLFQRWETAMREQQATQLMTSSVADEKEPQQFHRSNGFREAGAISFGKFQPQSEVFLIKDL; via the coding sequence ATGAACGCGAATGTTATTACCGCTGATATCCGATATACGGACTGGCTGATCAGCCATGACCCGCACGTGCCTGCGCACTGGGTGAAGCGCTGTCTTTCCGCTGGCGAGTATATCATTACTCTTACCGATGCGGAGCCTGCCGGATTTCTTCGCTACAGCTGGTTTTGGGGTGTTATCCCCTACATGGATATGATCTGGGTCATTCCCCAATACCGGCGGCGCGGCATTGGCGGATTGCTGTTCCAGCGCTGGGAAACCGCGATGCGGGAACAACAGGCCACGCAATTGATGACATCGAGTGTTGCCGACGAGAAGGAACCTCAGCAATTTCACCGGAGCAATGGCTTTCGCGAGGCCGGAGCCATTTCCTTTGGAAAGTTTCAGCCCCAATCCGAGGTCTTTCTGATCAAGGACCTCTGA